A window from Bufo bufo chromosome 1, aBufBuf1.1, whole genome shotgun sequence encodes these proteins:
- the LOC120988234 gene encoding olfactory receptor 1019-like, translated as MNDCKNSTVTEFYMTPFSTSRRNEILIFTGFLFMYLLAVVGNLIIIVLVCGVPQLHTPMYFFLCNLSSVDVIYVSTILPKMFSIMLREDKKISFSGCMIQMFFFIFCGNAENNILTYMAYDRYVAVCSPLHYSLIMTRKVSFILVTSYMTFSAMNSIVLTFMISTLSFCYCHKINHFFCEVVPLMALASSDTKIMKIIVSVEDCVVALNLMFILTSYGRIISTALKIRSYKGQLKVFSSCSSHIITVLLFFGPSIFMYMKSQSENSKEQDKIISMLYVAVVPMLNPFIYSLRNKEVLGAARKMAKEIFLLNHVIDTGCGNTVSTD; from the coding sequence ATGAATGACTGtaaaaacagcacagtgactgAATTCTACATGACCCCATTCTCCACCTCCAGAAGAAATGAAATTCTTATATTTACTGGGTTTTTATTCATGTATCTGCTAGCAGTGGTGGGAAATCTGATCATCATTGTATTGGTCTGTGGTGTACCCCAACTTCACACTCCCATGTATTTCTTCTTGTGTAATCTTTCTTCTGTTGACGTCATCTATGTCTCTACTATTCTCCCAAAGATGTTCTCCATCATGTTAAGAGAAGACAAGAAAATCTCATTTAGTGGTTGCATGATTCAGATGTTCTTCTTCATATTCTGTGGAAATGCTGAGAATAACATTCTGACCTATATGGCTTATGATCGCTATGTGGCGGTTTGTTCTCCTCTACATTATTCTTTGATTATGACCAGGAAAGTTAGTTTTATTCTGGTGACTTCCTACATGACCTTCAGTGCCATGAATTCCATAGTGTTAACCTTCATGATATCTACATTATCATTCTGTTACTGTCACAAGATCAACCATTTCTTCTGTGAGGTAGTACCATTGATGGCGCTGGCTTCTAGTGACACTAAGATTATGAAAATTATCGTCTCGGTAGAAGACTGTGTGGTAGCTTTAAATTTAATGTTCATTTTGACCTCATATGGAAGAATTATCTCCACAGCTTTAAAGATTCGTTCCTATAAGGGACAGCTTAAAGTTTTTTCTAGCTGCTCTTCCCATATTATTACTGTCCTATTGTTCTTTGGACCAAGCATCTTCATGTACATGAAATCTCAGTCTGAAAATTCTAAAGAACAAGACAAGATTATCTCAATGCTTTATGTGGCTGTGGTCCCAATGTTAAACCCATTTATATATAGCTTGAGAAATAAAGAAGTCCTGGGAGCTGCTAGAAAAATGGCCAAggagatttttttattgaatCATGTTATAGACACAGGTTGTGGAAACACTGTGTCAACCGACTGA